Proteins found in one Hirundo rustica isolate bHirRus1 chromosome Z, bHirRus1.pri.v3, whole genome shotgun sequence genomic segment:
- the LOC120765609 gene encoding killer cell lectin-like receptor subfamily B member 1B allele B isoform X3 translates to MAEEIIYADLRHLGDGSSAERHCVFQGSPQPVVTSIPQLGSGIQGRNQLEQCKFSSLVQYFCKPQGDSPTAYAGCKLCPQDWQLHGERCYWLSEELGNWTQGMKSCEKQNSQLVVLQDKKEKEHIKTVTGKSPRPVWIGLRSHQKVWRWVDNTSFNPKMLGTALHDMSEGCGTLRAKDFEVNRHS, encoded by the exons ATGgctgaggaaataatttatgcTGATTTAAGGCATCTTGGGGATGGCTCTTCTGCTGAGAGGCATTGTG TTTTTCAGGGCTCCCCACAGCCAGTGGTGACAAGCATTCCACAGCTAGGCAGTGGGATCCAGGGAAGGAACCAGCTGGAGCAGTGCAAGTTTTCATCCCTGGTGCAGTATTTCTGCAAGCCCCAAGGGGACAGCCCCACAG cCTATGCTGGCTGCAAGCTGTGTCCCCAGGACTGGCAGCTCCACGGGGAAAGATGCTACTGGCTTTCTGAGGAATTGGGAAACTGGACTCAAGGCATGAAAAgctgtgaaaagcagaactCCCAGCTGGTGGTGCTCcaggacaagaaagaaaag GAGCACATCAAGACTGTTACAGGCAAAAGCCCACGACCAGTATGGATTGGATTAAGGTCACATCAGAAGGTGTGGAGATGGGTGGACAACACATCTTTCAACCCCAAAAT GCTTGGCACCGCTCTGCATGACATGTCTGAAGGGTGTGGGACACTGAGAGCCAAGGACTTTGAAGTTAATAG GCACAGCTGA
- the LOC120765609 gene encoding C-type lectin domain family 4 member M-like isoform X2, with the protein MRVFQGSPQPVVTSIPQLGSGIQGRNQLEQCKFSSLVQYFCKPQGDSPTAYAGCKLCPQDWQLHGERCYWLSEELGNWTQGMKSCEKQNSQLVVLQDKKEKEHIKTVTGKSPRPVWIGLRSHQKVWRWVDNTSFNPKMLGTALHDMSEGCGTLRAKDFEVNRCDAEHKWVCKKTPFLLCSATAEDGEKSDASI; encoded by the exons aTGCGGG TTTTTCAGGGCTCCCCACAGCCAGTGGTGACAAGCATTCCACAGCTAGGCAGTGGGATCCAGGGAAGGAACCAGCTGGAGCAGTGCAAGTTTTCATCCCTGGTGCAGTATTTCTGCAAGCCCCAAGGGGACAGCCCCACAG cCTATGCTGGCTGCAAGCTGTGTCCCCAGGACTGGCAGCTCCACGGGGAAAGATGCTACTGGCTTTCTGAGGAATTGGGAAACTGGACTCAAGGCATGAAAAgctgtgaaaagcagaactCCCAGCTGGTGGTGCTCcaggacaagaaagaaaag GAGCACATCAAGACTGTTACAGGCAAAAGCCCACGACCAGTATGGATTGGATTAAGGTCACATCAGAAGGTGTGGAGATGGGTGGACAACACATCTTTCAACCCCAAAAT GCTTGGCACCGCTCTGCATGACATGTCTGAAGGGTGTGGGACACTGAGAGCCAAGGACTTTGAAGTTAATAGGTGTGATGCTGAGCACAAGTGggtttgcaaaaaaacccctttcctgctctgctctgcgaCAGCagaagatggagagaaaagTGATGCCTCCATCTGA
- the LOC120765609 gene encoding C-type lectin domain family 4 member M-like isoform X1: MAEEIIYADLRHLGDGSSAERHCVFQGSPQPVVTSIPQLGSGIQGRNQLEQCKFSSLVQYFCKPQGDSPTAYAGCKLCPQDWQLHGERCYWLSEELGNWTQGMKSCEKQNSQLVVLQDKKEKEHIKTVTGKSPRPVWIGLRSHQKVWRWVDNTSFNPKMLGTALHDMSEGCGTLRAKDFEVNRCDAEHKWVCKKTPFLLCSATAEDGEKSDASI; the protein is encoded by the exons ATGgctgaggaaataatttatgcTGATTTAAGGCATCTTGGGGATGGCTCTTCTGCTGAGAGGCATTGTG TTTTTCAGGGCTCCCCACAGCCAGTGGTGACAAGCATTCCACAGCTAGGCAGTGGGATCCAGGGAAGGAACCAGCTGGAGCAGTGCAAGTTTTCATCCCTGGTGCAGTATTTCTGCAAGCCCCAAGGGGACAGCCCCACAG cCTATGCTGGCTGCAAGCTGTGTCCCCAGGACTGGCAGCTCCACGGGGAAAGATGCTACTGGCTTTCTGAGGAATTGGGAAACTGGACTCAAGGCATGAAAAgctgtgaaaagcagaactCCCAGCTGGTGGTGCTCcaggacaagaaagaaaag GAGCACATCAAGACTGTTACAGGCAAAAGCCCACGACCAGTATGGATTGGATTAAGGTCACATCAGAAGGTGTGGAGATGGGTGGACAACACATCTTTCAACCCCAAAAT GCTTGGCACCGCTCTGCATGACATGTCTGAAGGGTGTGGGACACTGAGAGCCAAGGACTTTGAAGTTAATAGGTGTGATGCTGAGCACAAGTGggtttgcaaaaaaacccctttcctgctctgctctgcgaCAGCagaagatggagagaaaagTGATGCCTCCATCTGA